The genomic interval CCTTGTTTACAATTAATAATGTGTCTGTTGTAGTAGTATCAACCTTGGTTGGATTACTTTTATTTAAAGAAAAATTTAGTTTAAAAAATAAAATAGGAGTTATTTTGGCAATTGTAGGAATTGTTTTAGTAACCATTGCTTAATATGTTAGAAGACGTTTATAAAACAATAGAAAAACCATCTGAAGAAACCCTTTTTAAAGAAAAAGGATCTAAGTTTTTTGGATATGTTTTTCCTGTTTTATCAGAAGAGGATGTAAAAGAACATTTAGAAGACTTAAGAAAGAAACATCATGCTGCACGTCATTTTTGTTATGCCTATCAATTAGGTATTGAAGATGTGAAATTTAGAGCAAATGATGATGGAGAACCTAATAATTCTGCAGGTTTACCTATTTATGGTCAAATACAATCTTTTGAAGTAACGAATGTTTTAATTGTTTCTGTCCGTTATTTTGGAGGAACAAAATTGGGTGTTGGAGGTTTAATTTCTGCATATAAAACATCTGCTCAAATTAGTTTAGAAGCTGCTGACATATTAGAAAAAACCATAAATATTTATTATAAGTTAACTTTTGAGTACGATATGATGAATGCCGTACAAAGAATTATCAAAGAGAAAAATATTGAGATTACCAATCAAAAATTAGAAATGAATTGCGAGTACACCATTTCTATCAGAAAAAAAGATGCACAAGCAATTTATACTATTTTTGATACTTTATATAAAGTAGATATTAAAGAACTAGAGTAGTATTTTAGTTCCAGAATGTTTTTCTCTGTTTAAAAAATTAATACCCCAAACCTTTTAATAAATGATCTGGACAGCGAGTTGGTTTCATCGTTTTAGAATTCATAAAAGCTAAAACAGAACTTCCTGTACAAATGAGTTCGTCATTTTGATTTACAATTTCATAATCAAACTCAATTTTAACCATTGGTTTCTTTTTCAATATTGTTTTTATGGTTAAAACGTCGTCATACAAAGCAGATTTTATAAATTTAAAATTTATAGAAATAACAGGAAGCATTATCCCACTTAATTCCATATCTTTGTATGTAACCCCTAAAGAACGCATCCATTCGGTACGTCCTAGTTCAAAAAATTGCGCGTAATTACCGTGATACACAACCCCCATCTGATCGGTTTCTGAATATCGGATTCTAGTTTTTGTTATAGATTTTTTCAAGTGATATAATTAATTAGTGTTTTGTGTATTCTACGTAAAAAATAGTTAATAATCAATAGCAAATTGATTTTTTTATACTGAATTTTATTCACATTTTTGTACCACCTTAAAAAAGGCATCATAAGCCCTTTTTAAACCCTAATTATAACACAAAAAATCGCTAAAATTAA from Polaribacter sejongensis carries:
- a CDS encoding IMPACT family protein, which translates into the protein MLEDVYKTIEKPSEETLFKEKGSKFFGYVFPVLSEEDVKEHLEDLRKKHHAARHFCYAYQLGIEDVKFRANDDGEPNNSAGLPIYGQIQSFEVTNVLIVSVRYFGGTKLGVGGLISAYKTSAQISLEAADILEKTINIYYKLTFEYDMMNAVQRIIKEKNIEITNQKLEMNCEYTISIRKKDAQAIYTIFDTLYKVDIKELE
- a CDS encoding acyl-CoA thioesterase, with protein sequence MKKSITKTRIRYSETDQMGVVYHGNYAQFFELGRTEWMRSLGVTYKDMELSGIMLPVISINFKFIKSALYDDVLTIKTILKKKPMVKIEFDYEIVNQNDELICTGSSVLAFMNSKTMKPTRCPDHLLKGLGY